A single region of the Salvia miltiorrhiza cultivar Shanhuang (shh) chromosome 8, IMPLAD_Smil_shh, whole genome shotgun sequence genome encodes:
- the LOC131000888 gene encoding transcription factor bHLH95-like has translation MVEEAEHDSSLLWNDDQSWAFPVLPVHDNGGKLLIDGGKILLSDGAAVSEQAANDKGKKRSGCGSGESDDHDHDHELHIWTERERRKKMRNMFATLHSLIPHLHPRADKSSIVDEAVIHIKNMQQTLEDLEKQKEEKLKGGQSREAFLAEQGSTSQSQLQPNANANGFFFKTWTSPNVVMNVCGNDAHFNIVCSPIKPGLMTYVVFLMDKYNLHLVSAHVASDPTARTYMLHTRANGIPQQFPEAASFLVEETYKQTATELMLWINS, from the exons ATGGTTGAAGAAGCCGAGCATGACAGCAGCTTGTTGTGGAACGACGATCAATCATGGGCCTTTCCAGTTCTTCCGGTTCACGATAATGGCGGCAAGCTACTCATAGACGGCGGCAAGATATTATTGTCGGATGGCGCCGCCGTTTCTGAGCAAGCGGCGAATGACAAGGGGAAGAAGAGGAGTGGTTGTGGCAGCGGCGAGTCTGATGATCACGATCACGATCACGAGCTGCATATatggacggagagagagaggaggaagaagatgaggaaTATGTTTGCCACCCTCCATTCTTTGATTCCCCACCTCCATCCCAGG GCAGACAAGTCGAGCATAGTTGATGAAGCAGTGATCCACATCAAGAATATGCAGCAAACTCTGGAAGATCTTGAAAAGCAGAAGGAGGAAAAGCTGAAAGGTGGGCAATCCCGAGAGGCATTTCTAGCTGAGCAGGGATCCACAAGCCAAAGCCAGCTGCAACCCAATGCGAATGCCAAcggtttcttcttcaaaacATGGACTTCTCCGAATGTAGTGATGAATGTATGTGGGAATGATGCCCACTTCAATATTGTTTGCAGCCCTATAAAGCCCGGCCTCATGACTTATGTTGTGTTTCTCATGGACAAGTACAACCTCCACCTCGTCTCTGCTCACGTCGCCTCCGATCCCACCGCGCGTACCTACATGCTTCATACCCGC GCAAATGGAATTCCGCAGCAGTTCCCTGAGGCGGCATCATTTCTTGTGGAGGAAACGTACAAGCAAACTGCAACTGAGCTCATGCTTTGGATTAATTcctaa